One segment of Panicum virgatum strain AP13 chromosome 3K, P.virgatum_v5, whole genome shotgun sequence DNA contains the following:
- the LOC120698466 gene encoding uncharacterized protein LOC120698466 isoform X2 yields the protein MAAAEDDDSDVILLAHQLPVDMDGPDEGRLAHLLPPLHRAPPPPPPPPFRPPPPPQAVASAEHRLSFRGWLGAPRHWDLWVAKLRPLHAPLWRRLGIHDAVLTSTYRFKPDTSLVLHLASFWSPATSTFAFPWGEATLTLHDTALIAGLPATGSPVPAPLQPQWRPDEAALNGVRLGFNRSACKKAHLSAWIKHFLTDHDDTVLEHAAFLALWLTRFVLSGQPESTMRQAVFPIAVRLARGERVALAPAVLASLYRDLRDIKAFLVAAGAAATTGNADTLSSLSLYSPLYILHLWIWERFPALRPGRENPQGDGEPMAARWHDLNRKVSPTLIRDVLSSRDNFLWQLPYATSLKKYSGWVCSSDLIGNDHLRLLAHCLRPCELVGMDCIEQYLPHRVARQFGLDQDVPMDVRRANQDWVVAWQTYELEGKNVSLFIPQSEPGVTARYAQWWRQQLPPSDLHPGALSIPVESKSKTSKRKVKKTPAAMEAEAEKERRMKKARVSPSDKKRRLEEMYDPKFSGWLAAGRSGIRDAAGSSCKKGYLPKYDMESDEALLPNVGATNDDVVLLLPRMQTPSPVVLVPKKYDTMNPALGDGGNSIVDVPPEISNNEVEGNATAMRKEEKLNNSVDMSLDITNKPEGDTVAMKSEKETMEISVVRSVGTTDRLEEGATVVMELEKEAMETHHIPVEDTTKVPQSESEKYTMVMELEMEAIETHNIAEDDTTKVPQLEYEKLRDEATIEEDTKEKPCADGKDLAEKDVDESTEVYKAKQAEGEGHNLLTEKNGDNITDALGEGYDLLAEKDSDTITDALAIEQAAEGQSTSLTEKGIHGHVEEITLVEQVDGQSEEATKIATKGIPEEIAQAHEKESDNDTMIYSKNSANGEMPCSSAPVQLGTMEKQCNQNVELNNQREPSSDAAAMKVEGVYDHKTMDMHEEMALTQKHDHKIIGENRATSILEGSHMLDSGVKSDSIALEADEIHTAGGIQKKEISDLGQEMAPKQKQDHIIKWENNDSMVSKGSHMLDSRVKSDLVTLKNDETHSGGGIRNQEILGLDKVVQEMALKQKQDHIIVCDNKETTELQGIHMLDSGMKPDVVILDVDETPAEGNENQDISDFNKQQGMNGTQDPVTVIEKNEVNMSKGEDIPVCSGYQIGPAIENNKMNMSEDAGIPDCSKHQIDPTGIEVNEVESTKKLQNQELLDNKEQLAKEVGQHLGTTIENNEMNLPNEANVLVCGENQINSTGTDVFEVESTNGIQNQELLDNKEVTLAASIQDQELLDNKEDQITENRMELEIAYKSGVSLDEGYKVGDGVDTCAVAVNVSVSMQNKETCTIEAIEDKQHHEVEHVNEERILKDTIMIASGGLKSDATDMEVDMAGSKEGTLNQCAASVETEAAMQEKQDLEMAGEDTNRDMVDTNALECRVKPDGAVKMNHETLRTTESVGIAGSKISSEDKEKAASFEEHNITEVAGFESNQTTGMELEVALQLEPKNLVEVKQENLDNETGRSIFKENDEVFCKDQTSACVMISSSNIDDQCEGDNGWAEESAKSYDKLASDSLNTVCHHPVKFGKSSNEEVKRAQNIRSMYLKDIKESLGRIRAESSNRLQATNFGYPSRHAVQESHSACKEIKVPLRDSGRDFGRDRALELVVTSPAEESSRWRQEQYALQILEDVQNARIAEKTRMEMEIRILKAQIASMERQVMNLDHFSEVKSRSKRH from the exons atggctgccgccgAGGATGACGACAGCGACGTCATCCTCCTTGCCCaccagctccccgtcgacatgGACGGGCCCGACGAGGGCCGCCTTGCCCACCTCCTCCCCCCGCTCCACCGCGCccctcccccgcccccgcctcccccattccgcccgccgcccccaccccaagccgtcgcctccgccgagCACCGCCTCTCCTTCCGCGGCTGGCTCGGCGCCCCGCGCCACTGGGACCTCTGGGTCGCCAAGCTGCGCCCGCTCCATGCCCCTCTCTGGCGCCGCCTCGGCATCCACGACGCCGTCCTCACCTCCACCTACAGGTTCAAGCCCGACACCTCCCTCGTCCTCCACCTCGCCTCCTTCTGGTCCCCTGCCACCTCCACCTTCGCCTTCCCCTGGGGCGAGGCCACCCTCACCCTGCACGACACCGCCCTCATCGCCGGCCTCCCCGCCACCGGCTCTCCTGTCCCGGCGCCGCTCCAGCCCCAATGGCGCCCCGACGAGGCAGCGCTCAACGGGGTGCGCCTCGGCTTCAACCGCAGCGCCTGCAAGAAGGCGCACCTCTCCGCCTGGATCAAGCACTTCCTCACCGATCACGACGACACCGTCCTCGAGCACGCCGCCTTCCTCGCGCTCTGGCTCACGCGCTTCGTGCTCTCGGGCCAGCCGGAGTCCACCATGCGCCAGGCTGTCTTCCCCATCGCCGTCCGCCTCGCGCGAGGCGAGCGCGTCGCGCTCGCGCCCGCCGTGCTCGCCTCCCTCTACAGGGACCTGCGCGACATCAAGGCattcctcgtcgccgccggtgctgcCGCGACAACCGGCAATGCTGATACGCTATCTTCCTTATCCCTCTACTCGCCCCTCTACATTCTTCATCTCTGGATATGGGAGCGCTTCCCTGCGCTCAGGCCCGGAAGGGAGAACCCGCAGGGGGATGGTGAGCCTATGGCTGCTCGCTGGCATGATCTAAACAGAAAGGTCAGCCCGACACTCATACGTGATGTCCTCAGTTCAAGGGACAACTTTCTATGGCAACTTCCTTATGCCACTTCTCTCAAGAAGTACAGTGGCTGGGTTTGCAGCAGCGATCTCATTGGAAATGATCATCTGAGATTGCTGGCACACTGCTTGCGGCCTTGTGAGCTTGTGGGGATGGATTGCATTGAACAGTACCTCCCGCACCGTGTTGCAAGACAGTTTGGACTGGACCAAGATGTGCCTATGGATGTTCGCCGTGCCAATCAGGATTGGGTGGTTGCTTGGCAGACCTATGAACTGGAGGGGAAGAATGTGAGTTTATTCATCCCACAGTCTGAACCTGGGGTCACAGCGCGGTACGCACAGTGGTGGAGGCAGCAATTACCACCTTCTGATCTTCATCCAGGGGCACTAAGCATTCCCGTGGAGTCGAAGTCGAAGACTTCTAAGCGCAAGGTTAAAAAGACCCCAGCGGCAATGGAAGCTGAGGCAGAGAAGGAGCGGAGGATGAAGAAGGCTCGTGTCTCACCTAGTGACAAAAAACGCAGGCTTGAAGAGATGTATGATCCAAAGTTCTCAGGTTGGCTTGCAGCTGGAAGGAGTGGGATAAGAGATGCTGCTGGCAGCAGCTGCAAAAAGGGATACTTGCCGAAATATGACATGGAATCAGATGAGGCATTGTTGCCTAATGTTGGAGCTACCAATGATGATGTTGTGCTACTTCTGCCAAGGATGCAAACACCAAGTCCTGTTGTATTGGTGCCCAAGAAGTATGATACCATGAATCCGGCTTTAGGTGATGGAGGAAACTCCATTGTAGATGTGCCCCCAGAAATCTCCAATAATGAAGTTGAAGGAAATGCTACTGCAATGCGGAAGGAGGAAAAACTTAATAATTCTGTAGACATGTCTCTTGATATCACAAATAAGCCAGAAGGAGACACAGTGGCAATGAAGTCAGAGAAGGAAACTATGGAAATTTCTGTAGTCAGGTCTGTTGGAACCACAGATAGGCTAGAAGAAGGAGCTACTGTGGTAATGGAGTTGGAGAAGGAGGCTATGGAAACACATCATATTCCTGTAGAGGATACTACAAAAGTTCCTCAATCAGAGTCTGAAAAGTATACTATGGTAATGGAGTTGGAGATGGAAGCTATAGAAACACATAATATTGCTGAAGATGATACTACAAAAGTTCCTCAATTAGAGTATGAGAAGTTAAGAGATGAAGCAACAATAGAGGAAGATACCAAGGAAAAGCCCTGTGCAGATGGCAAGGATCTAGCAGAGAAAGATGTAGATGAGTCCACGGAGGTTTACAAAGCAAAACAAGCTGAAGGGGAAGGACACAACTTGTTAACGGAGAAAAATGGTGATAATATTACTGATGCTCTTGGAGAGGGATATGACTTGTTAGCGGAGAAAGACAGTGATACTATTACTGATGCTCTTGCAATAGAACAAGCAGCAGAAGGACAATCCACATCATTGACAGAGAAAGGTATACACGGCCATGTTGAGGAAATTACTCTAGTGGAGCAGGTGGATGGACAAAGCGAGGAGGCTACAAAGATAGCAACAAAAGGCATCCCTGAAGAAATCGCTCAGGCACATGAAAAGGAATCTGATAATGATACGATGATATATTCCAAGAATTCAGCCAATGGTGAGATGCCATGTAGTTCAGCTCCTGTACAATTAGGCACAATGGAGAAGCAATGCAATCAGAATGTTGAGCTGAATAATCAGAGGGAACCGTCATCTGATGCAGCTGCTATGAAGGTTGAAGGTGTATATGACCATAAAACCATGGATATGCATGAG GAAATGGCTCTGACACAGAAACATGACCATAAAATCATAGGTGAGAACAGGGCGACATCaatattggaaggaagccataTGCTGGATAGCGGAGTGAAATCTGATTCGATTGCTTTGGAGGCTGATGAAATTCACACTGCAGGAGGCATTCAAAAGAAGGAAATTTCAGATTTGGGCCAG GAAATGGCTCCGAAACAGAAACAGGACCACATAATCAAATGGGAGAACAATGATTCAATGGTTTCGAAAGGCAGCCATATGCTAGATAGCAGAGTGAAATCTGATTTGGTCACTTTGAAGAATGATGAAACTCATTCTGGAGGAGGAATTCGAAACCAGGAAATTTTGGGCTTGGACAAG GTGGTGCAGGAAATGGCTCTGAAACAAAAACAGGACCACATAATCGTATGTGACAACAAGGAGACAACAGAACTGCAAGGCATCCATATGCTAGATAGCGGAATGAAGCCTGATGTGGTCATTTTGGATGTTGACGAAACTCCTGCAGAAGGAAATGAAAACCAGGATATTTCGGATTTTAACAAG CAACAAGGAATGAATGGAACACAGGATCCCGTAACTGTAATTGAGAAAAATGAAGTGAACATGTCAAAGGGCGAAGATATTCCTGTTTGCAGTGGATATCAAATTGGACCTGCAATTGAGAACAACAAAATGAATATGTCAGAAGATGCAGGCATTCCTGATTGCAGTAAACATCAAATTGATCCAACAGGTATAGAGGTTAATGAGGTTGAGTCTACCAAAAAACTGCAGAACCAAGAACTTTTAGACAATAAAGAA CAACTAGCAAAGGAGGTAGGACAACATCTAGGAACAACAATTGAAAACAATGAAATGAATTTGCCAAATGAAGCAAATGTTCTTGTTTGTGGTGAAAACCAAATCAATTCAACTGGTACAGATGTTTTTGAGGTCGAATCTACCAATGGTATACAAAACCAAGAACTTTTGGACAATAAAGAAGTGACTCTAGCTGCAAGTATACAGGACCAAGAACTTTTGGACAACAAAGAA GACCAGATAACAGAGAATAGAATGGAGTTGGAAATCGCATATAAAAGTGGTGTATCCTTGGATGAGGGCTATAAAGTTGGTGATGGAGTGGATACCTGTGCGGTTGCTGTCAATGTTAGTGTTTCAATGCAGAACAAGGAAACTTGTACCATTGAG GCAATAGAGGACAAGCAACACCATGAAGTTGAACATGTGAATGAGGAGAGGATTTTGAAAGATACAATTATGATAGCTAGCGGTGGATTGAAATCTGATGCTACTGATATGGAGGTTGACATGGCTGGGTCAAAGGAGGGAACACTGAACCAGTGTGCTGCAAGTGTGGAGACG GAAGCGGCAATGCAAGAGAAGCAGGATCTGGAAATGGCTGGTGAAGACACCAACAGGGATATGGTTGATACGAATGCACTTGAATGTAGAGTGAAACCTGATGGAGCTGTTAAAATGAATCATGAGACTCTTCGTACAACAGAATCTGTTGGTATAGCAGGGTCTAAAATTTCTTCCGAGGACAAGGAGAAGGCAGCTTCCTTTGAAGAACACAATATAACAGAAGTTGCAGGCTTTGAATCAAATCAAACTACAGGGATGGAGCTTGAAGTAGCTCTTCAACTAGAGCCGAAAAACCTTGTAGAAGTGAAACAAGAAAATTTGGATAATGAAACTGGAAGATCCATttttaaggagaatgatgaaGTGTTTTGCAAAGATCAAACCTCAGCATGCGTTATGATTTCTTCTTCAAATATTGATGATCAATGTGAGGGTGATAATGGATGGGCTGAAGAATCGGCAAAAAGCTATGACAAGTTAGCTTCTGATTCACTAAACACAGTTTGTCATCACCCTGTCAAATTTGGCAAGTCAAGTAACGAAGAGGTTAAAAGAGCACAGAATATCAGATCTATGTATTTAAAAGATATTAAAGAATCACTGGGAAGAATTCGTGCTGAATCATCAAACAGATTACAGGCCACCAATTTTGGTTATCCCTCTAGGCATGCAGTTCAGGAATCACACTCAGCTTGCAAGGAGATCAAAGTGCCTTTGCGTGATAGTGGAAGGGATTTTGGAAGAGATCGCGCACTAGAGTTGGTTGTTACAAGTCCAGCAGAAGAGAGTTCTCGTTGGAGACAAGAACAATATGCACTTCAAATTTTAGAAGATGTGCAAAATGCTCGAATTGCTGAGAAAACtaggatggagatggagatcagaATACTGAAAGCGCAAATTGCTAGCATGGAGAGACAGGTGATGAACTTGGATCACTTCTCTGAGGTGAAGTCCAGATCAAAAAGGCACTAG